A genomic region of Gemmata massiliana contains the following coding sequences:
- a CDS encoding TIGR02996 domain-containing protein: MSDHDALLSAILAHPDEDTPRLMFADWLQENGAAPRAEFVRVQIELARLRAEEVDLPDTFGTLQSADGCQFRPHDTAERVALLRRESELLSANRRAWAAELPEYAVAGTALDDAGFFRGFVGHVSLPLEPLVRNPDRLWERHPVESLDLSRVDPEARERVPECQQLDRIRALRFGFLASVPCEAEFFAPFVECPHLAAVRVFDLGRLDCSDSALIALADAPYLRPTALKLHCPHVSRDTLERLLHAPFASRVRRFEQRRAVGWAPEVIAAAPLGALRFLDLRGAMCGDAGVRALASSPHITELVTLDLSSNGLTNTALEALAAWPGLESVKSLNLAFNRNITDAGVRVLLSVRRFRPIHIGLQQTQLGDAGAEVLAAWPGLETVIDLDLTAAEMGDWGAAALAGSANWRDVRYLRVSRNNFGAQAKAQLCSRFGRGGIDIWGW, translated from the coding sequence ATGTCCGACCACGACGCCCTGCTGTCCGCGATCCTGGCCCACCCGGACGAGGACACGCCGCGCCTGATGTTCGCCGACTGGCTCCAGGAGAACGGCGCGGCCCCGCGCGCGGAATTCGTTCGGGTGCAGATCGAACTGGCCCGTCTACGCGCGGAGGAGGTGGACCTCCCGGACACATTCGGCACGCTTCAGAGCGCGGACGGGTGCCAGTTCCGCCCGCATGACACGGCCGAGCGGGTCGCACTGTTGCGGCGCGAGAGCGAACTGCTGAGCGCGAACCGGCGGGCGTGGGCGGCCGAACTACCAGAGTACGCAGTGGCAGGAACCGCGCTCGACGACGCCGGCTTCTTCCGCGGGTTCGTGGGGCACGTCTCGCTCCCACTCGAACCGCTTGTGCGGAACCCGGATCGCTTGTGGGAGCGGCACCCGGTCGAGTCACTGGATTTGTCCCGTGTCGATCCGGAGGCACGAGAGCGGGTGCCGGAGTGCCAACAACTCGACCGCATCCGCGCGCTCCGGTTCGGCTTCCTTGCCAGTGTGCCGTGCGAAGCGGAATTCTTCGCGCCGTTTGTCGAATGCCCTCACCTCGCGGCCGTGCGGGTGTTCGATTTGGGGCGCCTGGATTGCAGCGATTCCGCCCTCATTGCGCTGGCCGATGCGCCGTACTTGCGCCCGACTGCGCTCAAGTTGCACTGCCCGCACGTTTCACGCGATACCCTCGAACGGCTACTACACGCTCCGTTTGCCTCTCGCGTGCGCCGGTTCGAGCAGCGCCGGGCCGTGGGGTGGGCGCCCGAGGTGATCGCTGCAGCGCCACTCGGCGCGCTCCGGTTTTTGGACCTGCGAGGAGCGATGTGCGGGGACGCGGGTGTCCGCGCGCTGGCCAGTTCTCCACACATCACGGAGTTGGTCACACTCGATCTGAGTTCCAACGGACTTACCAACACGGCTCTTGAAGCACTGGCCGCGTGGCCGGGACTTGAGAGCGTGAAATCGCTGAACCTGGCGTTCAATCGAAATATCACCGACGCAGGTGTTCGGGTGTTGCTCTCGGTTCGCCGGTTCCGCCCGATCCACATCGGATTGCAGCAAACGCAGCTCGGTGACGCGGGGGCCGAAGTGCTGGCCGCGTGGCCCGGTCTGGAAACCGTGATCGATCTCGATCTGACCGCTGCTGAAATGGGCGATTGGGGAGCAGCAGCTCTCGCGGGATCGGCGAACTGGCGCGACGTGCGGTATTTGCGCGTGAGCCGGAACAATTTCGGGGCGCAAGCGAAGGCGCAACTCTGTTCGCGGTTCGGGCGCGGGGGAATTGACATCTGGGGCTGGTGA
- a CDS encoding TIGR02996 domain-containing protein, with the protein MTSDERAFLKAICDQPADDTVRLVFADWLEEHGQAPRANFIRTQIELVHTPPGTDEDERRRVVLFTRRDAALKAHGAEWLRPFHPYAREDSFVRGFVQKIDVPANTFLQHAEPWFACTPLTRVKFTTCRIWDQMCGVYAWWTEPLFASPFLSRLESIDLEGLELNAHDMELLAAHPNLSRLRELVLADNDIRTEGAIALANMPQLRGLESLDVRGNRITDRGARALAQSEYLGQLKELYITKNSIRDRNWAVLESRFGDALH; encoded by the coding sequence ATGACGAGCGACGAGCGTGCGTTCCTCAAAGCGATTTGCGACCAGCCGGCGGACGACACCGTCCGGCTCGTGTTCGCCGATTGGCTCGAAGAGCACGGCCAGGCCCCGCGCGCGAACTTCATCCGCACTCAAATCGAACTGGTTCACACGCCACCGGGCACCGACGAGGACGAGCGCCGGCGCGTGGTACTGTTCACCCGGCGCGACGCGGCCCTGAAAGCACACGGGGCCGAGTGGCTCCGCCCGTTCCACCCGTATGCGCGCGAGGACTCGTTCGTGCGCGGGTTCGTGCAAAAGATCGACGTGCCCGCGAACACGTTCCTCCAGCACGCGGAGCCGTGGTTCGCGTGTACGCCCCTCACGCGGGTGAAGTTCACCACCTGCCGCATCTGGGACCAGATGTGCGGCGTGTATGCGTGGTGGACCGAGCCCCTGTTCGCGTCCCCGTTCCTCTCGCGCCTGGAGAGCATCGACTTAGAGGGGCTGGAACTGAACGCGCACGACATGGAACTGCTCGCGGCCCACCCAAACCTGTCCCGGTTGCGCGAACTGGTGCTGGCGGACAACGACATCCGCACCGAGGGCGCCATCGCGCTCGCGAACATGCCGCAGTTGCGGGGGCTCGAATCACTCGACGTGCGCGGGAACCGCATTACCGATCGTGGCGCGCGGGCGCTGGCACAGAGCGAGTACCTCGGCCAGTTGAAGGAACTCTACATCACCAAGAATTCGATCCGCGACCGCAACTGGGCCGTGTTGGAGAGCCGGTTCGGGGACGCGCTGCATTGA
- a CDS encoding PPC domain-containing protein yields the protein MLRFCLYLCLSAFICGGFSSFVFAAPPAITHLYPAGAQRGTTTEVTAAGTLDATTKVWVSGVGVSAEVSKGKFAVTVAKDAIPSTYWLRAHNAEGANALRPFVVGVLPEVTEKEPNDDFRKPHALDGSTVTVNGRLEKNGDVDCFAVPLKKGQTLVASLQANRVLNSPIDGMLQILSADGFVLEENNDFHGLDPQLAFTAKKDGTYIARVYAFPATPDASIRYFGSDACVYRLTLTTGAFADFALPVREPDAPLRADVRGWNIPKTGKRLLVPKAASGEAFAILSDPEIANTVPLRVEPHAHFVDVDQRDRLAPKYEVPFSLTTRLPAKGTARRVSVSLKKGQALTIQVESRALGLAVNPVIEVFDKDEKRVARAEPAKLNGDSVLAFTPPADGAYSIAASDLYGGGGSARDVFLIRVLEAKPDYDLTVAADRFAIIPGQPTTIPVKVNRLNEFAKNVEISAEGLPEGVKLDVAKPAKAQAGVVTISLTAGKPWSGSFRLIGTIKGEPKYQRTARFAQTESDDTTADLWLTVTAPPKK from the coding sequence ATGCTCAGATTTTGTCTTTATCTGTGTTTATCCGCGTTCATCTGTGGCGGCTTTTCTTCTTTCGTATTCGCGGCCCCGCCCGCCATCACGCACCTCTACCCCGCCGGTGCCCAGCGCGGCACCACGACCGAAGTGACCGCTGCAGGTACGCTCGACGCGACCACAAAAGTGTGGGTCAGTGGCGTGGGCGTGTCGGCGGAAGTCTCAAAGGGGAAGTTCGCGGTCACGGTCGCGAAGGACGCAATACCGAGCACGTACTGGCTCCGTGCTCACAACGCGGAAGGCGCGAACGCGCTGCGACCGTTCGTGGTCGGGGTGTTGCCCGAAGTAACCGAGAAGGAGCCGAACGACGATTTCAGGAAACCACATGCTCTGGACGGCTCAACGGTTACCGTAAACGGCCGGCTCGAAAAGAACGGCGACGTCGATTGCTTCGCGGTGCCGCTCAAGAAGGGGCAGACGCTCGTGGCCTCGCTCCAGGCGAACCGCGTGCTCAACTCCCCGATAGACGGGATGCTCCAGATCCTTTCCGCCGACGGGTTCGTGCTCGAAGAGAACAACGACTTCCACGGGCTCGATCCGCAACTCGCGTTCACGGCCAAGAAGGACGGCACTTACATCGCCCGCGTTTATGCGTTCCCCGCAACGCCCGACGCGAGCATCCGCTACTTCGGCTCAGACGCCTGCGTGTACCGCCTTACGCTGACGACGGGAGCGTTCGCGGACTTCGCGCTTCCCGTGCGCGAACCAGATGCCCCGCTGCGAGCCGATGTCAGGGGGTGGAACATTCCCAAAACCGGGAAACGGCTCCTCGTACCAAAGGCCGCATCGGGAGAAGCCTTCGCGATCCTCTCGGACCCGGAAATCGCGAACACGGTCCCCCTTCGGGTCGAACCGCACGCGCATTTCGTTGACGTGGATCAACGTGATCGGCTCGCGCCCAAGTACGAGGTACCCTTCTCGCTCACGACCCGGCTGCCCGCGAAGGGTACGGCTCGGCGAGTATCTGTATCGCTCAAGAAGGGGCAAGCCCTCACGATCCAGGTTGAAAGCCGAGCACTCGGATTAGCAGTAAACCCGGTTATCGAGGTGTTCGACAAGGACGAGAAGCGCGTCGCGCGGGCGGAGCCGGCCAAGTTAAACGGCGACAGTGTGCTGGCATTTACTCCACCGGCCGATGGAGCGTATTCGATCGCGGCGAGTGATCTTTACGGCGGAGGTGGAAGCGCACGTGATGTATTCCTCATCCGCGTCCTCGAAGCGAAGCCAGACTACGACCTCACCGTTGCCGCGGACCGCTTCGCGATTATCCCAGGCCAACCGACGACGATCCCGGTGAAAGTGAACCGCCTGAACGAGTTCGCGAAAAACGTCGAGATCAGCGCGGAGGGACTGCCCGAAGGGGTAAAGCTCGACGTCGCCAAGCCCGCGAAAGCCCAGGCGGGGGTCGTAACGATTTCGCTCACCGCGGGAAAACCGTGGTCGGGTTCGTTCCGACTAATCGGCACGATCAAGGGCGAGCCGAAGTACCAGCGCACGGCCCGCTTCGCACAGACCGAGTCCGACGATACCACGGCAGACCTGTGGTTAACGGTCACCGCGCCGCCGAAGAAGTAG
- a CDS encoding DUF1501 domain-containing protein has translation MPTYTNCNGVSRRDALQLGLGTLLGGGLVTALRARGFAAEVANAPAAKAKSCVLIWQDGGPTHYEMFDPKPDAPAEYRGDFKAIPTTTPGVQFSEHMTKLAKGFGKFAMIRSIRHEQGNHGAGNHYMMTGAPPRIPVGCGAFVSFHPSMGSVVACEKGAPAGLPAYFSMPSMSRSGGPNFLGAKFAPFVVAEDPNGRSFKVRDVALPEGLTGERFDDRAGTRSEVDTLKRFMDRAAGDPALALDEHYKQAYDLMNSREAQAAFDIGREPARTRERYGRNAFGQRCLLARRLVEAGVPFVTVYDGGWDHHSKLFDSLKKRLPEWDNSVSALIEDLDQRGLLDSTLVIALGEFGRTPQINKDAGRDHWANAMSVLFAGGGTPGGTVVGATDKKGFAAIERVLAPENFVSTVYTKLGIDPNKILFNQQGRPAHLVSDPTPIKELM, from the coding sequence ATGCCCACATACACCAATTGCAACGGCGTTTCGCGCCGCGACGCCCTCCAGCTCGGCCTGGGTACGCTGCTCGGGGGCGGGTTGGTCACCGCGCTGCGTGCGCGCGGGTTCGCCGCGGAGGTCGCGAACGCGCCCGCGGCCAAAGCGAAGTCGTGCGTCCTGATCTGGCAGGACGGCGGGCCGACGCACTACGAGATGTTCGACCCCAAACCGGACGCGCCCGCGGAGTACCGCGGTGATTTCAAAGCGATCCCGACCACAACGCCCGGTGTGCAGTTCTCCGAACACATGACGAAGCTCGCGAAGGGCTTCGGCAAGTTCGCGATGATCCGCTCCATCCGGCACGAGCAGGGCAACCACGGTGCCGGGAATCACTACATGATGACCGGCGCCCCGCCGCGAATCCCCGTCGGATGCGGCGCGTTCGTGAGCTTTCACCCGAGTATGGGGTCGGTCGTCGCGTGCGAGAAAGGCGCGCCCGCCGGGCTGCCCGCGTACTTCAGCATGCCGAGCATGTCGCGCTCCGGCGGGCCGAACTTCCTCGGCGCGAAGTTCGCGCCGTTCGTGGTCGCGGAAGACCCCAACGGCCGGAGCTTCAAGGTGCGCGACGTGGCGCTGCCGGAGGGTTTGACCGGCGAGCGCTTCGACGACCGCGCCGGTACGCGGAGCGAGGTCGATACCCTCAAGCGGTTCATGGACCGTGCCGCGGGCGACCCCGCACTCGCGCTCGACGAGCACTACAAACAGGCTTACGACCTGATGAACTCGCGCGAGGCGCAGGCCGCATTTGACATCGGCCGCGAACCGGCCCGCACCCGCGAGCGCTACGGACGCAACGCCTTCGGTCAGCGGTGCCTGCTCGCTCGGCGCTTGGTCGAGGCTGGTGTGCCGTTCGTGACGGTCTACGACGGCGGATGGGACCATCACTCCAAACTGTTCGACTCCCTGAAGAAGCGTCTGCCCGAGTGGGACAACAGCGTGTCAGCACTCATCGAAGACCTGGACCAGCGCGGGTTGCTCGATAGCACGCTCGTGATCGCGCTAGGCGAATTCGGGCGCACGCCGCAAATCAACAAGGACGCCGGCCGCGACCACTGGGCCAACGCGATGAGCGTGTTGTTCGCGGGCGGTGGAACCCCGGGCGGAACGGTTGTCGGCGCCACTGACAAAAAAGGCTTCGCCGCGATCGAGCGCGTTCTGGCGCCCGAGAACTTCGTGTCCACCGTGTACACGAAGCTCGGCATCGACCCGAACAAGATCCTGTTCAACCAACAGGGGCGCCCCGCGCACCTCGTCAGCGACCCGACGCCGATCAAAGAGCTGATGTGA
- a CDS encoding DUF1549 and DUF1553 domain-containing protein: MSAFPHTVALDGADAKQQLVVTETKNGKHADRTADATYASSAPSVAVVKAGVVVPVSDGNAVVTVTANGRIAKIAVRVKNTTSASPVTFERDIQPILTRSGCNAGACHGKARGQNGFQLSLLAYDNDFDFNAITTEARGRRIFPANPTFSLLLRKASGQTPHGGGKKLPEDGPEYRVLEKWIASGTPRTPENAPKLEKITLFPDSRLMTFKASQQLAVTAHYSDGTTRDVTSLSQFSSSESVYAAVDAAGVVKAGPIPGEATIMARFAEKFAVSSVLIPLPTDVDTSVYEKLPRNNFIDGLVWAKLKQLNVTPSERASDAKFHRRAYLDVIGRLPTPDETRAFLADKGPQKREKLIDALLDRPEYADFWANKWTDLLRPNPYHVGMKATYNLDQWIRKSFRANQPYDEFVREIITANGSTFTNGAAVFYRNRREPDELTTMVSQLFLGVRLDCAKCHHHPFEVWGQDDFYSFAAFFGRIGRKGVGISAPISGGEEVIHLGSGTGGKRNGSSVRHPVTGKEMTPTPLLGKPLDIDPDKDPRAVLAAWVTAPENPYFAKVIANRVWADLMGRGIVDPVDDLRATNPPSNPELLDALAKDFRKNKCDLKALIRTICLSHAYGLSTAPNERNTADLRNYSHHYRQRIRAEVLLDMVSDVSGVPEKFEAMPAGSRAIEVWTARSQSVFLDSFGRPDPNQDPPCERTSDTTVVQALHLMNSPNLYRKVTSDEGRCAALAKGPKAPAEIVDELYLLAYCRPPTETERTTAVKRFEKKGATKRSAAEDLMWALINTPEFVFND, encoded by the coding sequence TTGAGTGCGTTTCCCCACACAGTTGCGCTCGACGGCGCCGACGCCAAGCAACAGTTGGTGGTGACGGAAACAAAGAACGGCAAGCACGCGGACCGCACTGCGGACGCCACCTACGCGAGTAGCGCCCCGAGCGTCGCGGTAGTCAAGGCAGGTGTGGTGGTCCCGGTAAGTGACGGCAACGCGGTCGTTACAGTTACTGCGAACGGCCGAATCGCGAAGATCGCCGTGCGTGTGAAGAACACCACGAGCGCGAGTCCGGTCACCTTCGAGCGAGACATTCAGCCGATCCTCACGCGATCCGGGTGCAATGCGGGGGCGTGTCACGGAAAAGCACGCGGGCAGAACGGCTTTCAGCTCTCACTACTCGCTTACGACAACGATTTTGACTTCAACGCGATCACCACCGAAGCACGCGGTCGGCGCATCTTCCCCGCGAACCCGACCTTTAGCCTGCTGCTCCGCAAGGCGAGCGGCCAAACACCGCACGGCGGCGGCAAGAAGCTCCCGGAAGACGGTCCCGAATACCGCGTGCTCGAAAAATGGATCGCTTCGGGAACCCCGCGTACACCCGAGAACGCGCCGAAGCTCGAAAAGATCACACTGTTCCCCGATAGCCGGCTGATGACCTTCAAAGCGAGCCAACAACTCGCGGTGACGGCTCACTACTCCGATGGCACCACGCGCGACGTCACCAGCCTGTCGCAGTTCTCGTCGAGCGAAAGCGTTTACGCCGCCGTTGATGCCGCGGGTGTGGTGAAGGCCGGGCCGATTCCCGGCGAAGCAACGATTATGGCCCGCTTCGCCGAAAAGTTCGCGGTGTCCAGCGTGCTGATTCCGCTGCCCACGGACGTGGACACGAGCGTGTACGAGAAGCTCCCACGAAACAACTTCATCGACGGCCTCGTGTGGGCGAAGTTGAAGCAACTCAACGTCACGCCGTCCGAACGCGCATCAGACGCCAAGTTCCACCGACGCGCGTACCTCGACGTGATCGGTCGGTTACCCACACCGGACGAAACGCGGGCGTTCCTCGCGGACAAAGGCCCACAGAAGCGCGAGAAGCTGATTGATGCGCTCCTCGACCGTCCGGAGTACGCGGACTTCTGGGCGAATAAATGGACCGACCTGCTGCGCCCGAACCCGTACCACGTCGGCATGAAGGCGACGTACAACCTCGACCAGTGGATTCGCAAGAGCTTCCGCGCGAACCAGCCCTACGACGAGTTCGTGCGCGAGATCATCACCGCGAACGGGAGCACGTTCACTAACGGTGCCGCGGTGTTCTACCGCAACCGGCGCGAACCGGACGAACTGACCACGATGGTAAGCCAGCTCTTTCTCGGCGTCCGACTCGATTGCGCGAAGTGCCACCATCACCCGTTTGAAGTGTGGGGCCAGGACGATTTCTACAGCTTCGCGGCGTTCTTCGGTCGCATCGGGCGCAAGGGTGTCGGCATCTCGGCCCCCATTAGCGGCGGCGAGGAAGTGATCCACCTCGGTAGCGGTACGGGCGGTAAGCGCAACGGCAGCTCAGTCCGGCACCCGGTCACCGGTAAGGAAATGACACCGACGCCCCTTCTGGGCAAGCCGCTCGACATCGACCCGGACAAAGACCCGCGTGCGGTGCTGGCCGCGTGGGTCACGGCTCCCGAGAACCCGTACTTCGCGAAGGTCATTGCGAACCGCGTGTGGGCCGATCTGATGGGCCGCGGAATCGTTGACCCGGTGGACGACCTCCGCGCCACGAACCCGCCCAGCAACCCGGAGCTACTGGACGCGCTCGCGAAGGATTTCCGCAAGAACAAGTGCGACCTGAAGGCACTCATTCGCACTATCTGTTTGAGCCACGCTTACGGGCTGAGCACCGCGCCGAATGAGCGCAACACGGCCGACCTGCGGAACTACTCGCACCACTACCGGCAGCGCATCCGCGCGGAAGTGCTGCTCGATATGGTCAGTGACGTTTCGGGCGTGCCGGAGAAGTTTGAAGCGATGCCGGCGGGGTCACGGGCCATTGAAGTGTGGACCGCGCGCTCGCAGTCGGTGTTCCTCGACAGTTTCGGCCGACCCGACCCGAACCAAGACCCGCCGTGTGAGCGCACCTCGGACACGACTGTTGTTCAGGCGCTCCACCTGATGAACAGCCCGAACCTCTACCGCAAAGTGACCTCGGACGAAGGGCGCTGCGCCGCTCTCGCGAAAGGCCCGAAGGCACCCGCAGAAATCGTTGACGAGCTTTACTTGCTCGCGTATTGCCGCCCCCCAACCGAAACGGAACGCACAACAGCCGTGAAACGCTTCGAGAAAAAAGGGGCCACGAAACGCAGCGCGGCCGAAGACCTGATGTGGGCGCTCATCAACACCCCGGAGTTCGTGTTCAACGACTAA
- a CDS encoding primary-amine oxidase: MSTVKHPLEPLTAEEVRSAVATLKDAGRVSPTTRFVSISLEEPQKALVHAGDRTAFDRKALAVLFDNATNSCYEATLALAERKVLAWKHVPGAQPTMTIDEQVECEQAVLASPEFRAALKKQYGVEDVSLVMVDIWSAGNYGKPEESARRLARPLCFLRSDPTDNGYARPIEGIRPIVDLNEMKVIRVEEYGHWPLPPQPGNYAADRGPNPRTDIKRLEITQPDGPSFQVDGFQVTWQNWSFVIGFNAREGLTLHHLRYTDGGRERSILHRASLTEMVVPYGDPTPTQFRKNAFDVGEYGMGMCANSLTLGCDCVGHIRYFDAHLVTSRGEPLTITNAICMHEEDAGTLWKHTDRRLPDRPEVRRSRRLIVSSVSTVENYEYGFFWSLYQDGNIQLEVRLTGILSLGTTHPGEKSEYGTMIAPQLYAPVHQHFFNVRLDFALDGVNNSVQRVDVVPDEPGPANPHGNAFRARSTTLETEKQARDHLKLETARTWRVVNPNVLNAVGDPVGYKLLPMDNSLPMASTDAWWRRRAGFVNYHVWVTPFDASERFAAGDYPNQSTGSDGLVKWTERDRPIANTDVVFWYTFGHTHIPRPEDYPVMPTATIGFLLKPNGFFTMNPANDLPPPTKVTAKGTCCH; this comes from the coding sequence ATGTCCACCGTCAAGCACCCACTCGAACCCCTCACGGCCGAAGAAGTTCGCTCCGCGGTCGCCACCCTCAAAGACGCGGGCCGCGTCTCACCGACGACGCGATTCGTTTCGATCAGTTTGGAAGAACCGCAGAAGGCTCTCGTTCACGCCGGCGACCGGACCGCGTTCGATCGCAAGGCGCTGGCGGTGCTGTTCGATAACGCCACGAACTCGTGCTACGAAGCAACACTCGCGCTCGCCGAGCGCAAGGTGCTCGCCTGGAAGCACGTCCCCGGCGCGCAGCCGACGATGACCATCGACGAGCAGGTCGAGTGCGAACAGGCCGTGCTCGCCAGCCCCGAGTTCCGCGCTGCGCTCAAGAAGCAGTACGGCGTGGAAGACGTGTCACTCGTGATGGTCGACATCTGGAGCGCGGGGAACTACGGCAAACCCGAGGAGAGCGCCCGCCGACTCGCCCGGCCGCTCTGTTTCCTGCGTTCGGACCCGACCGACAACGGATACGCGCGCCCGATCGAGGGCATTCGACCGATCGTCGATCTCAACGAGATGAAGGTGATCCGGGTCGAAGAATACGGCCACTGGCCGCTGCCCCCACAGCCGGGCAATTACGCCGCGGACCGCGGACCGAACCCGCGGACCGATATCAAGCGCCTGGAGATCACGCAACCGGACGGCCCGAGCTTCCAGGTGGACGGTTTCCAGGTGACGTGGCAGAACTGGAGCTTCGTGATTGGGTTCAACGCCCGCGAGGGGCTGACGCTTCACCACCTGCGTTACACCGACGGCGGCCGAGAGCGCTCAATCCTGCACCGCGCGTCACTCACCGAAATGGTTGTGCCTTACGGCGACCCGACGCCCACGCAGTTCCGCAAGAACGCCTTCGACGTCGGCGAGTACGGCATGGGGATGTGCGCGAACAGTCTGACGCTGGGGTGCGACTGCGTGGGCCACATCCGGTACTTCGACGCGCACCTGGTGACGAGCCGCGGGGAGCCGCTCACGATCACGAACGCGATCTGCATGCACGAAGAAGACGCGGGCACGCTCTGGAAGCACACCGACCGCCGGCTCCCGGACCGGCCCGAAGTCCGGCGCTCGCGGCGCCTCATCGTGTCGAGTGTCTCCACCGTCGAGAACTACGAGTACGGGTTCTTCTGGTCGCTCTACCAGGACGGCAACATCCAACTGGAAGTGCGCCTCACCGGGATCTTGTCCCTCGGTACGACGCACCCCGGCGAAAAGTCCGAATACGGCACGATGATCGCGCCGCAACTCTACGCCCCGGTTCACCAGCACTTCTTCAACGTGCGGCTCGATTTCGCGCTCGACGGGGTCAACAACTCGGTGCAGCGCGTGGACGTGGTGCCGGACGAACCCGGACCCGCGAACCCGCACGGCAACGCCTTCCGCGCCCGGTCCACGACACTGGAAACCGAAAAGCAGGCCCGCGACCACCTCAAACTGGAAACCGCACGAACTTGGCGCGTGGTGAACCCCAACGTCCTCAACGCGGTCGGCGATCCGGTGGGGTACAAGCTGCTCCCGATGGACAACTCGCTCCCGATGGCGAGTACCGATGCGTGGTGGCGGCGCCGGGCCGGGTTCGTGAACTATCACGTGTGGGTGACGCCGTTCGACGCGAGCGAGCGGTTCGCGGCCGGTGACTACCCGAACCAGAGCACGGGCAGCGACGGCCTAGTGAAGTGGACCGAGCGGGACCGCCCCATCGCGAACACGGACGTGGTGTTCTGGTACACATTCGGGCACACACACATTCCGCGCCCGGAAGACTATCCCGTAATGCCGACGGCCACCATCGGATTCCTGCTCAAGCCCAACGGCTTCTTCACGATGAACCCGGCCAACGACCTCCCGCCGCCCACCAAAGTGACCGCGAAGGGCACCTGCTGCCACTGA